In Alteromonas sp. V450, the following proteins share a genomic window:
- a CDS encoding amidohydrolase: protein MKRKMLSLLLSIACVPFGFAKVDVDAMADNVESDVIKWRHHFHEFPELSNREVNTAKYIADYLTSLGLDVQTGIAKTGVVAILDSGKPGPVVALRADMDGLPVKEQNDLAYRSTQVGEYNGNEVPVMHACGHDTHMAMLMGAAKILTDIKSELKGKVKFIFQPAEEGAPAGEVGGAEVMVKEGVLRNPDVDAIFGLHINANTDVGKVRYNSGGTMAAVDPFKIVINGKQAHGAYPWKSVDPVVTAAQMIMSIQTIVSRELKLIDDAAVVSIGSIHGGNRSNIIPSEVEMVGTIRTLNKAAREHIYESLPRKVNAIAQSMGAEAELTLPLDYSYPITYNDPELTAQMLPTIQRTAGIQNTLLSKPVTGAEDFSFFQEQVPGLYVWVGGKPLDVSEEDSPAHHTPEFYVDDSGMKLGVKLLTNFTLDYMAQH from the coding sequence ATGAAACGAAAAATGCTATCCCTCCTGCTATCTATCGCCTGTGTTCCTTTTGGCTTTGCGAAAGTCGATGTCGATGCTATGGCAGATAATGTCGAGAGTGACGTGATAAAGTGGCGTCACCACTTCCATGAATTTCCTGAGTTATCTAATAGAGAAGTCAATACGGCGAAGTATATTGCTGACTATCTCACTAGCCTTGGGTTAGATGTTCAAACCGGCATCGCTAAAACGGGGGTAGTTGCAATTTTAGATTCAGGCAAACCCGGGCCGGTGGTTGCGCTTCGTGCTGATATGGATGGGTTACCTGTTAAAGAGCAAAATGACTTGGCATATCGTTCAACTCAGGTCGGCGAATACAATGGTAACGAAGTACCAGTGATGCACGCATGTGGCCATGACACGCATATGGCAATGCTCATGGGCGCAGCAAAGATCTTAACCGACATAAAAAGTGAGTTAAAAGGTAAAGTTAAGTTTATCTTCCAGCCTGCTGAAGAAGGGGCGCCAGCTGGTGAGGTCGGCGGAGCAGAGGTTATGGTCAAGGAAGGCGTGCTTCGCAATCCTGACGTTGATGCTATATTTGGTTTACACATAAATGCTAACACAGATGTTGGCAAGGTACGCTATAACTCAGGCGGGACTATGGCCGCTGTCGACCCCTTTAAGATAGTGATTAACGGAAAGCAGGCGCACGGTGCTTATCCCTGGAAAAGTGTTGACCCTGTTGTCACTGCCGCACAAATGATCATGTCTATACAAACTATCGTTAGCCGCGAACTTAAGCTTATCGATGACGCCGCAGTAGTGTCTATTGGTTCCATTCATGGAGGAAATCGTTCGAACATTATTCCTAGTGAAGTTGAAATGGTTGGCACTATTCGAACCCTTAATAAAGCGGCGCGTGAGCATATTTACGAGTCACTACCGCGCAAGGTAAACGCCATAGCCCAAAGCATGGGGGCTGAAGCAGAGCTTACTTTGCCTTTAGACTACTCCTATCCGATCACCTATAACGATCCGGAATTAACAGCGCAGATGCTCCCAACAATCCAGCGAACAGCCGGAATACAAAATACGCTGCTATCGAAACCGGTCACTGGTGCCGAGGACTTTTCATTTTTCCAAGAGCAAGTCCCGGGCCTTTATGTGTGGGTAGGTGGTAAACCGTTAGACGTATCTGAAGAAGATAGCCCCGCTCATCACACGCCGGAGTTCTATGTAGACGATTCGGGTATGAAGCTTGGCGTGAAGTTGTTAACTAATTTTACGTTAGATTACATGGCACAACATTAG
- the nhaA gene encoding Na+/H+ antiporter NhaA: MSKQHEPDVIDEVIEEVHDVVSDFLNREAAPGILLMVATLLALIIANSPLDTLYDKLISMPVQISAGSFIIDKPLLLWINDGLMAIFFFHVGLELKREVCEGELANPKDIVLPTAGAIGGMIIPALIYVGINWDNPVAIAGWAIPAATDIAFALGILALLGSRVPTSLKIFLVTLAIIDDIGAIVIIALFYTENITAGALIIAASCLALLWQMNKRNVVDIPAYILVGIVLWVAMLKSGVHATLAGVVLAGFIPMRDDKDPSYSPVTRLEHSLNSSVSFAILPLFAFANAGISFGNISPEGIFHPVTFGIFLGLVVGKQLGVFGFCYLMVKLKLATLPEDLNFKHIYGCALLCGVGFTMSLFIGGLAFAQTGINQIFDERVGILAGSLVSATLGFIVLRLVSDNKKDHKVAANASKFTGNTVD; encoded by the coding sequence ATGTCTAAACAGCATGAACCCGATGTCATCGATGAAGTTATTGAAGAAGTTCACGATGTGGTGTCTGATTTTCTAAACAGAGAAGCGGCACCCGGCATATTACTTATGGTTGCCACGTTACTTGCACTCATAATTGCAAATTCTCCCCTTGATACTTTGTATGACAAACTTATCAGTATGCCCGTACAGATTTCCGCAGGCTCGTTTATCATTGATAAGCCTCTTTTACTTTGGATAAACGATGGTCTAATGGCCATTTTTTTCTTTCACGTCGGCTTAGAGCTAAAGCGTGAAGTATGTGAAGGAGAGCTTGCAAACCCTAAGGATATTGTGTTGCCTACCGCCGGCGCCATAGGGGGTATGATCATACCCGCGCTAATCTACGTTGGTATTAACTGGGACAACCCCGTAGCGATAGCAGGATGGGCTATTCCTGCCGCCACTGATATTGCATTTGCGCTAGGTATACTAGCGCTTCTAGGAAGTCGTGTACCCACCAGTTTGAAAATATTTCTTGTCACACTTGCAATTATTGATGACATTGGAGCGATCGTCATTATCGCCCTGTTCTACACAGAGAACATTACCGCTGGTGCGCTTATTATTGCAGCGAGCTGTTTGGCATTGTTGTGGCAAATGAACAAGCGGAACGTTGTGGATATTCCAGCCTATATATTGGTTGGTATAGTACTTTGGGTAGCCATGCTAAAATCAGGTGTCCACGCCACACTAGCAGGTGTGGTGCTGGCGGGTTTCATACCAATGAGAGACGATAAAGATCCTTCGTATTCACCAGTTACCCGTCTCGAACATAGTTTAAATAGCTCTGTAAGCTTTGCCATATTGCCACTTTTCGCTTTCGCGAATGCTGGCATTAGCTTCGGTAATATAAGCCCCGAGGGGATTTTTCACCCCGTAACATTTGGTATCTTCTTAGGCCTAGTCGTTGGAAAACAACTAGGTGTATTTGGCTTCTGCTACCTGATGGTTAAGCTTAAATTAGCCACACTGCCGGAAGATCTAAATTTTAAGCATATTTATGGTTGTGCTCTGCTTTGTGGTGTGGGTTTCACTATGAGCTTGTTTATTGGGGGCCTGGCGTTTGCACAAACGGGAATTAATCAAATTTTCGATGAGCGAGTAGGCATTCTAGCAGGCTCTCTGGTTTCTGCGACTTTAGGTTTCATTGTGTTAAGACTCGTCAGTGATAATAAGAAAGACCACAAGGTCGCTGCAAATGCGAGTAAGTTTACCGGTAATACGGTTGACTAG
- the purE gene encoding 5-(carboxyamino)imidazole ribonucleotide mutase, translated as MAKVAIVMGSTSDWPTMQQAAKMLKSFGVEFEAKVVSAHRTPNLLVDFAESAADEGFSAIIAGAGGAAHLPGMIAAHTHLPVFGCPVKSKALNGLDSLLSIVQMPKGVAVGTLAIGEAGAANAGLLAAQVVALQDERVRDAVIAFRKAQTDTVLASSNTLELDE; from the coding sequence ATGGCAAAAGTCGCGATTGTGATGGGTTCAACTTCAGACTGGCCTACAATGCAGCAGGCCGCAAAAATGCTGAAGTCGTTTGGTGTTGAATTTGAAGCTAAGGTGGTGTCGGCGCACCGTACACCAAACTTGCTAGTCGATTTTGCAGAAAGTGCTGCTGATGAAGGTTTTAGCGCTATTATCGCAGGTGCCGGTGGCGCCGCACACTTACCAGGTATGATTGCTGCCCACACACACTTACCCGTGTTTGGCTGCCCGGTTAAATCAAAAGCGCTTAACGGTTTAGACTCGCTGCTTTCTATTGTTCAAATGCCGAAGGGCGTTGCGGTCGGTACACTAGCGATAGGAGAGGCTGGTGCAGCAAATGCGGGTCTTCTAGCGGCTCAAGTAGTTGCGTTGCAAGACGAGCGCGTACGCGATGCCGTAATTGCATTTAGAAAAGCACAAACAGATACCGTTTTGGCATCAAGCAATACCTTGGAGCTAGACGAATGA
- a CDS encoding 5-(carboxyamino)imidazole ribonucleotide synthase yields the protein MRVVVYGAGQLAQMMYLAGSPLGIEVQAVDVSNETVVHPVSKTPLDLSLEQALESADALTVEFEHVPERLLEDAARTNKLMPNFDSILVGADRVREKKLLESMQVANCEHKIVTELSQLDDCVAQLGDKLILKASRDGYDGYGQWRLTDKTDLPELKNALQGLDLKAVPLVVEKMVAFDRELSLIGVRNANGDVRTYPLAENLHHQGQLHVSVAPATHVDNALQTQAQDIFTKLATGMDYVGVLAVELFQVGDKLLVNELAPRVHNSGHWSQSGAVTSQFENHLRAVCGLPLGDTSAIGPSAMVNIIGCSSFSRDLLSIDGSHLHWYGKSVREKRKMGHINVTTNSYESLGEKLMALSNYLPLEYFPKLISEATRLKG from the coding sequence ATGAGAGTTGTAGTTTACGGCGCAGGACAACTTGCACAAATGATGTACTTAGCGGGAAGTCCCTTAGGTATCGAAGTTCAGGCTGTGGACGTAAGCAACGAAACCGTTGTACATCCCGTAAGTAAAACACCACTAGACTTATCACTAGAACAAGCGTTAGAAAGTGCAGATGCATTAACTGTCGAGTTTGAACATGTACCAGAGCGGCTGTTAGAAGACGCTGCAAGAACCAATAAATTGATGCCTAATTTTGACAGCATTCTGGTGGGGGCAGATCGCGTTCGCGAGAAAAAGCTGCTTGAGAGTATGCAAGTTGCAAACTGTGAGCACAAAATCGTTACCGAACTTTCCCAGTTAGACGACTGTGTAGCGCAACTTGGTGATAAACTTATCTTAAAAGCCAGCCGTGATGGCTATGACGGTTACGGTCAGTGGCGTTTAACTGATAAAACTGACTTACCCGAGTTAAAAAATGCGCTTCAAGGGTTAGATTTAAAGGCTGTTCCGTTAGTCGTCGAAAAAATGGTCGCTTTCGATAGAGAGTTGTCGTTAATAGGTGTGCGCAATGCGAATGGTGACGTAAGAACCTATCCGCTTGCCGAAAACCTGCATCACCAAGGCCAGCTTCATGTGTCGGTGGCGCCAGCCACTCACGTTGACAACGCACTTCAGACTCAAGCCCAGGATATTTTTACGAAACTGGCGACCGGTATGGACTATGTTGGTGTACTAGCCGTAGAACTATTTCAAGTGGGTGATAAACTGCTTGTCAATGAACTTGCTCCGCGCGTACATAATTCTGGTCATTGGAGCCAATCTGGCGCCGTCACTAGTCAGTTTGAAAATCACTTGCGTGCAGTATGCGGCTTACCTCTTGGCGATACATCAGCTATTGGCCCCAGCGCGATGGTAAATATTATTGGCTGCAGCAGCTTTTCACGGGATTTGTTGAGTATTGATGGCAGTCATCTTCACTGGTATGGCAAGTCAGTTCGTGAAAAACGTAAGATGGGGCATATCAATGTCACGACTAATAGCTACGAAAGCCTAGGTGAAAAGCTTATGGCACTGAGCAATTATTTACCACTTGAGTACTTTCCGAAATTAATTAGCGAAGCAACGCGATTAAAGGGTTGA
- a CDS encoding copper chaperone PCu(A)C, with the protein MSSFVKPLQPLVFVTGLFLIGVSCLATVHADEHGNHQKHEKHHEHASKQSDIMVMNGYARATFALAKTGAVYFTLHNHSDVDKTLVSVSVSSDIASEAQIHTTVMEDDVMKMRELTDGVIIKADEMVSFESGGRHVMLMGLNKGLEEDGEIALTLKFSDASELQVTLPVKKEAGESHHNHH; encoded by the coding sequence ATGTCATCTTTTGTCAAACCGCTACAACCTCTAGTTTTCGTCACCGGCTTATTTCTTATAGGCGTGTCTTGCCTTGCAACTGTGCATGCTGACGAGCACGGAAATCACCAAAAGCACGAAAAACACCACGAACATGCCAGCAAGCAATCGGATATTATGGTAATGAACGGCTACGCCAGAGCAACCTTTGCGTTGGCAAAAACCGGCGCAGTTTACTTTACTCTGCATAACCACAGTGACGTCGATAAAACATTGGTTTCTGTCTCAGTATCCAGCGATATAGCTAGCGAAGCGCAAATCCATACAACGGTTATGGAAGACGATGTCATGAAAATGCGTGAGCTCACTGACGGTGTCATCATAAAAGCAGACGAGATGGTGTCGTTTGAATCAGGCGGCCGCCACGTCATGTTGATGGGATTGAACAAGGGGCTAGAAGAGGATGGAGAGATAGCACTAACCCTCAAGTTTAGCGATGCGAGTGAACTGCAGGTAACTCTGCCGGTTAAAAAAGAAGCCGGCGAAAGTCACCATAATCACCATTAA
- a CDS encoding Dps family protein — MSKIDIGISESDRNAVAEGLKKLLADSYTLYLQTHNFHWNVEGPQFRELHLMFEEHYTELAEAVDEIAERIRTLGVAAPGTYKSFAELSSIEEVEGVPEATEMVRLLTHGHEQVVKTCRESLKLAQDADDESSAALIGDRMRVHEKTAWMLRATLPK; from the coding sequence ATGAGCAAGATTGATATTGGTATTTCTGAGAGCGATCGTAACGCAGTAGCAGAAGGCCTAAAGAAGCTGTTGGCCGACTCTTATACATTGTACCTTCAAACGCATAATTTTCACTGGAATGTGGAAGGCCCACAGTTTCGAGAATTGCATTTGATGTTTGAAGAGCACTACACTGAACTTGCCGAGGCCGTAGACGAAATTGCAGAGCGTATTCGTACTCTAGGTGTTGCGGCTCCAGGCACATATAAGTCGTTCGCTGAGCTTAGTTCAATTGAAGAAGTGGAAGGCGTGCCAGAGGCAACAGAAATGGTTAGGCTGCTAACACATGGTCATGAGCAAGTAGTGAAAACTTGCCGTGAATCGCTAAAACTAGCGCAAGACGCTGACGATGAATCATCTGCAGCATTAATTGGTGATCGTATGCGCGTTCACGAAAAAACTGCGTGGATGCTTCGCGCAACTTTACCAAAGTAA
- a CDS encoding PQQ-dependent sugar dehydrogenase: MKPSNILSVPFKPISAIAQSIACVMALTVSQSALAHGDHKHDEAHEITDNDITVTTLAEGLAHPWGMAFLPNGDLLVTERAGGIQRLSKDGTLSGRLSNVPEVVAQNQGGMLDIAIDPDFASNNTIYFCYSKKSDVEGKPGSSSSVAKAQLNSSGLENVDVIFSADSIVDNGFHFGCRLTFDADKHLYVTMGDRYKYMKEAQNTDNHFGKIVRINRDGSAVADNPFISGKAPEIFSYGHRNVQGVTIHPETGAVWAMEHGPKGGDEINILERGANYGWPVITYGVDYSGDIISDKTHMEGMKQPWVYWDPSIAPSGLAFYKGDMFKEWNGDVLVGSLKFTHLRRIKVEDGKPVEQFEYVRDNHDRIRDVEVAPDGAIYLLTDAPNGKVLKLTK; the protein is encoded by the coding sequence ATGAAACCATCCAACATATTATCTGTACCTTTCAAACCTATTAGTGCGATAGCACAGTCGATTGCTTGTGTAATGGCGCTAACAGTGAGCCAATCTGCTTTGGCGCATGGCGATCACAAGCATGATGAAGCTCACGAAATCACCGACAACGACATAACCGTAACTACGCTGGCTGAAGGGCTGGCACATCCATGGGGTATGGCATTTTTGCCAAATGGTGACCTGTTGGTAACGGAACGTGCAGGAGGCATTCAGCGTTTATCAAAAGATGGCACCTTATCTGGGCGCTTAAGCAATGTACCTGAAGTTGTTGCGCAGAACCAAGGTGGAATGCTGGACATCGCTATCGACCCAGATTTTGCCAGTAACAATACTATTTACTTCTGTTATAGCAAAAAAAGTGATGTAGAGGGAAAACCGGGCAGTAGTAGCAGTGTTGCAAAGGCTCAGCTCAATAGCTCAGGCCTTGAAAATGTTGATGTTATTTTTAGTGCCGATTCTATTGTCGATAACGGCTTTCACTTTGGGTGTCGTTTAACGTTTGATGCTGACAAGCATTTGTACGTCACAATGGGCGACCGCTACAAGTACATGAAAGAAGCGCAGAACACCGACAACCACTTTGGTAAAATTGTGCGCATAAACCGCGACGGCAGCGCGGTAGCAGATAACCCTTTCATTAGCGGCAAAGCCCCTGAGATATTCAGCTATGGTCACCGAAATGTGCAAGGTGTAACTATTCATCCTGAAACTGGAGCTGTATGGGCGATGGAGCACGGACCGAAAGGTGGAGATGAAATCAATATCCTTGAGCGTGGCGCTAACTACGGCTGGCCGGTAATTACCTACGGTGTTGACTACAGTGGCGACATTATCAGTGACAAAACCCACATGGAAGGCATGAAGCAGCCATGGGTTTATTGGGACCCTTCTATCGCCCCAAGCGGACTAGCGTTTTACAAAGGCGATATGTTTAAAGAATGGAACGGTGATGTATTAGTGGGCTCACTTAAGTTCACGCATCTTCGTCGCATAAAGGTTGAAGATGGTAAGCCCGTTGAACAGTTTGAATATGTTCGCGACAATCACGATCGGATCCGCGATGTTGAAGTTGCTCCAGACGGTGCTATTTATCTATTAACTGATGCACCTAACGGTAAAGTGCTAAAGCTGACCAAGTAG
- a CDS encoding S9 family peptidase, whose amino-acid sequence MFASRFASRPMRKGLFNSSTALSLLVLGLGLNHANAQPANVSEPNSLTYEDTFNLEFVANPQFIDKDTVIYARQSMDIMTDSRQSRLWQVNVKSGEHRPFIDLDENVSQATLSPNGKMVAYTKSLNGRAQIYLYYLDTMQSVRLTNTSATPRQLTWSNDSKTLAFTQFVQVKEKPLFTGMPKKPKGARWAKQGAYIDAVQYRGDGRGYLSEGFDQIFVLPVEGGTPRQLTTGKFPSGGTLSFSRDSSWIYFATPNREDYALHPTFSDIFKVHVDTAAIEQVTDIEGAESKPTLSPDGKYLAFTQLDDRKLSYQNSDLTILELESGKITRLTTSLDRNLGKFIWRQDSRGLVFSYLDHGETKLAMVGLKGNVKPMDVTLGGQALGRPYTSGDFTMSQSGHVIYTTAGRTMPGDLALYRKGKEDKQLTDLNRDALGHKTLAQVQDLAVVSSVDERAIDAWVALPPGFDRNKKYPLILEIHGGPHAAYGPHFAMEIQLMAAQGYVVVWSNPRGSSSYGEDFGNLIHHNYPSEDYNDLMDVVDTILEKGYVDTENLFITGGSGGGTLTAWSIGKTNRFRAAVVAKPVINWMSFTLTADAYPYFSQYWMEGMPWTIADKLWQRSPLSLVGNVKTPTMLLTGEADHRTPISETEQYYQALKLQGIDAAMVRIPGASHGIASRPSRLIQKVGNIVAWFERYKKDDSE is encoded by the coding sequence ATGTTTGCGTCTCGTTTCGCTTCACGTCCCATGCGCAAGGGCTTATTTAATAGTTCGACAGCATTGTCGCTGTTAGTGTTAGGTTTAGGGTTAAACCATGCCAATGCCCAGCCTGCAAATGTATCAGAGCCAAATTCGCTCACCTACGAGGATACTTTTAACCTCGAATTTGTTGCTAATCCGCAGTTTATTGATAAAGACACCGTTATCTATGCTCGTCAGAGTATGGATATTATGACCGATAGTAGGCAAAGCAGACTATGGCAGGTAAATGTAAAGTCAGGCGAGCATCGCCCCTTCATAGATTTAGATGAAAACGTGTCACAAGCTACTCTCTCTCCAAACGGAAAAATGGTGGCTTACACGAAATCGTTGAATGGTCGCGCACAAATATACCTTTACTATTTGGACACTATGCAGTCTGTGCGTTTAACCAATACCAGCGCAACACCTCGTCAATTAACATGGTCCAACGACAGCAAAACCTTGGCGTTTACACAATTTGTGCAAGTTAAGGAAAAGCCCTTATTCACTGGCATGCCAAAGAAGCCTAAAGGCGCACGGTGGGCCAAGCAGGGCGCATACATTGATGCCGTACAGTATAGAGGCGACGGCAGGGGGTACTTAAGCGAAGGTTTCGATCAAATCTTTGTATTACCCGTTGAAGGCGGCACGCCTCGTCAATTAACAACAGGAAAATTCCCTAGCGGCGGTACCCTTTCTTTTTCTCGCGACAGCAGCTGGATTTATTTTGCCACCCCGAACCGCGAAGACTATGCGCTGCACCCAACGTTCAGCGACATCTTTAAGGTACACGTTGATACGGCAGCTATTGAACAAGTCACCGATATTGAAGGAGCGGAGAGCAAACCCACTTTGAGCCCTGACGGCAAATACCTCGCGTTTACTCAGCTAGATGATAGAAAACTCTCTTATCAAAATAGCGATTTGACAATACTGGAGCTTGAAAGCGGAAAAATTACCCGTTTAACAACATCGTTAGATAGAAACCTAGGTAAATTTATATGGCGTCAAGACAGTCGCGGGTTGGTCTTCTCATACCTTGATCACGGCGAGACGAAGCTTGCCATGGTCGGTCTGAAAGGCAATGTAAAGCCTATGGATGTAACGCTTGGTGGACAAGCTCTTGGACGTCCTTACACGTCAGGCGATTTTACGATGAGTCAAAGCGGACACGTTATATATACCACGGCTGGACGCACAATGCCTGGCGACCTCGCACTTTACAGAAAAGGTAAAGAGGATAAACAACTTACCGATTTAAATCGCGATGCGCTGGGTCATAAAACTTTAGCGCAAGTACAAGACCTAGCGGTTGTGTCGAGTGTGGACGAGCGTGCGATAGACGCATGGGTTGCTTTGCCCCCCGGTTTTGATAGGAATAAAAAGTATCCGCTAATATTAGAAATTCATGGCGGACCTCATGCCGCCTACGGCCCCCACTTCGCAATGGAAATACAACTTATGGCCGCACAGGGGTACGTTGTGGTTTGGTCTAATCCAAGAGGCAGCAGTTCCTACGGTGAAGATTTCGGTAATTTGATCCATCACAATTACCCATCAGAAGACTATAACGACCTAATGGACGTAGTCGACACCATATTAGAAAAAGGCTATGTTGATACTGAAAACCTGTTCATAACCGGGGGCTCGGGGGGCGGCACGCTTACTGCGTGGTCAATTGGTAAAACAAACCGCTTTCGCGCCGCTGTTGTTGCAAAGCCCGTTATTAACTGGATGAGCTTCACATTGACCGCAGACGCATACCCGTACTTTAGCCAGTATTGGATGGAAGGTATGCCTTGGACTATTGCTGATAAACTTTGGCAGCGCAGCCCACTAAGCTTGGTTGGAAACGTGAAAACGCCTACCATGTTGCTTACTGGTGAAGCAGACCATCGCACGCCGATCAGTGAAACGGAACAGTATTATCAAGCATTGAAATTACAAGGCATAGATGCGGCTATGGTAAGAATTCCAGGTGCTTCTCATGGGATCGCCAGTCGTCCTTCACGCCTGATCCAGAAAGTAGGTAATATTGTGGCGTGGTTTGAACGTTACAAGAAAGACGATAGTGAATAA